The window CAATGCACACAGAAGCCATTAATCATGACCCTGCCCTCACCTTCTTCCAAACGGGAGCTCAAGTAGGAAACAGGCCAAGCATGGGCGCGTGGCTAAGTTATGGGCTAGGTTCTGAAAACAATAACCTTCCGAGTTTCTGCGTACTCTTGTCAAGGGGAAAAGGAAATGGTCAGGGGGTTTACTCAAAACTTTGGACGAATGGTTTTTTGGAATCAGTCCACCAGGGTGTTCAATTCTCTAGTGGAGATGACCCCGTACTGTACCTCAATGATCCAGAAGGGATGAGCAAAACAGACCGAAGAAGGATGCTAGACAAAATAGCTGCATTAAATCAAATAAATTATGAATCCTTCGGAGACCCGGAAATCAGCGCCAAAATTCAACAATATGAAATGGCATACCGAATGCAAACTGCAGTGCCGGAAGTCACTGATGTCAGCAAAGAGCCCGACAGCATAGTTAAGCTTTATGGTCCGGAATGTTTGGTTTCCGGCACCTATGCAGCCAATTGTTTACTAGCAAGAAAGCTTTCTGAAAATGGTGTTAGGTTTGTACAGCTTTACCACCAAGGCTGGGATCAACATGGGAATTTACCCAATGAAATGGCCATGCAAGCCAAGGATACTGATCAGGCATCTGCTGCATTAATAACAGACTTGAAGCAAAGGGGATTGTTGGACGAAACCCTGGTAATCTGGGGAGGAGAATTTGGTAGAACCAATTATTGCCAAGGAAGATTTTCTGCGGACAACTATGGCAGAGATCATCACCCTAGGGCTTTCTCTATGTGGATGGCAGGCGGAGGAATAAAACCCGGGGTAACTTATGGTGAAACAGATGATTTTGGATACAATATCATCAAAGACCCGGTTCATGTCCACGATTTCCATGCCACCATGCTTCATCTACTTGGAGTGGAACATGAAAAGCTCACCTTTAGGCATCAGGGAAGAAGATACAGGCTTACAGATGTTGCCGGAAATTTAGTCAAAGGTATAATGGTCTAACAATTTGACTCCTTGAAAATAACCCTATTCACGTCTTTATGTTAACAAATAAATTGAAGGTCATTCTTGGCCAAATACTTTTTGCTGTAAATGTCTTTGTACTATTCATTGTATTGGCTGAAAGTAAAGTAATGATTCCTGACTGGCTCCATGTATTCGGAAGAATGCATCCATTGCTGCTCCACTTTCCTATTGTAATCATTTTATTGGCCATTCTATTGGTAGGTTTTCCTGATTTACTTCCTGACAAAGCAAACAGCACATTGTATGGTAAGGATTTTTTATTATTAGGAGCATTCACGGCTGGATTTACGGTTATCGCAGGGCTTTTGCTATCTCATGAAACAGGCTATGATAAAGAAGCGCTCTATTGGCACAAATGGACCAGTTTGGGGATATTCTGGCTTTCTTCTTTATTCTATTATTTTATTGATAGACAAAGACCTTTGGGCATAAAAATATCGGGTACTTTTTTGGCACTGATAGTCATTGTATCCGGACATCTTGGTGCTTCCATCACCCATGGTGAAAACTTTATTACAGCCCCTCTGGAAAAGAAGGAAACGCAAACCGTAAGCTTGGAAGAAGCTGAAGTATTTACACATGTAATTTATCCCATCATCGAAAACAAATGCCTGAGTTGCCACAAGGCATCCAAGCAAAAAGGAGAACTAAGAATGGATACTCCTGAACATTTGTTTAAAGGTGGAGAATCAGGGCCTGCCGTTGAACCTTTTGATTCTAAAAACAGCTTGATGACCAAAAGAATTAATTTACCGGAAGAGGATGAAGACCACATGCCTCCAGAAGGAAAACCTCAGCTAACAGAAGAAGAAAAAGCCATACTAGACGCTTGGATTGGTTCCGGTGCCATTACAGACCAAAAGGTATTGGCCCTTGCTGACACCAGCAGCATTTATCCATTGGCCATCAAAAAGTTTAAGTCGGCACCTAAAGTATACACATTTGAAGCAGTATCAGATGCTATTTTAGAGCCTCTAAATAACTTTTATCGAAAAGTTCAACCTTTGGGTATCACTTCTCCGGCCTTATCTGTGAGTTATTTTGGACGGGCAAATTTTGACCCTGAATCTCTCAATGAACTTTCCCCCATTCAGGAACAAACTGTGTCAATTAACCTAAACAGTATGCCGATCAAAGATGAGCATTTGGCATCGCTTGGTTCATTTACTAATCTGGAAAAACTTTATTTGAATTTCACAGACATAAAGGGCCCCGGTCTTCAGGCATTGGTAGGGCTTGAGAATCTTTCCTTACTCTCCCTTTCTGGAAATAATTTAACAGAGGATGCCATAAAACCTTTATCACAACTAAAAAATGTAAAGAAACTATTTCTTTGGAATACAGGGTTAACCGAAGAATCACTGGAGAAATTAATTGCAGCATTACCTCAAACGACCATTGAGATCGGTACCGAGGAAAGGACTACTTTACTGATGTTGAATCCACCTGTAATTCGTTTCGACAAAGCATTTTTTAAAGACAAGCTAAAAGTTGAATTAAACCATCCTATTGGAACCACGAGCATTTATTACACACTGGATGGCTCAGTGCCTGACAGTAGTAATTTCTTACTATATGAAGAACCCCTAGAGATCACAGAAAACACTACCATAAAAGCAAGGGCCTTTGCAGAAGGATGGATTGGAAGCAAGGTTGAAGAAGCTGAATTCATTAGCGCAACTCTTAGTCCTGCATCTTTTGAAATGAACCATGCACCTGAAGACCGGTACAAAGGAGATGGTAAAAACAGCCTTTTCGATAAAAAGAAAGCCATTCCTGATGTTTGGAATTTAAATTGGCTGGGTTTTATTAACAGTCCGCTTGAGGTGGAAATGGAGTTTGAAAAGCCTACAGACATTTCTTACTTGGCCCTATCACTTTGGCAAAATATTGGTGCTCGTTTTTTCCCTCCTCAAGAAGTGAAAATTTGGACTAGACCGGATAAAAACCAGGACTGGAAATTATCTAAATCCTATCGACCTCAACCCTTGAGAAAAGAGGACAATTCCTTTTTACGTCAGGTCGAGATTCCTTATGCTGAAAAAAATGTTCTATACCTTAAAATGGAAGCCAAGCCGTTGGCAAAGCTACCATCTTGGCACGGTGCTGCAGGAAATAAAGCTTGGCTAATGGTGGATGAAATTGTAATAAATTAATTAAAAAAAGCCTGAAAATTCAGGCTTTTTTTAATTAGTCTTCATCTTTTACTTCTTCCTCACTCTGTGCCAATAGATAAGCTTTAATGAATTCATTCAGCCCTCCATCTAGTACTGCTTGAACATCTGATGTTTCATATCCCGTCCGAGCATCTTTTACCAATTTGTATGGATGGAGGACATAATTTCTGATCTGGGAACCAAAATCTATCCTCATTTTACCGGACTCCACTTTGGCTCTTTCAGCATTTCTTTTCTCCATCTCCAGCTGATACAAACGAGATTTCAACATCTGCATCGCCTTTTCTCTATTCGCCAATTGTGAACGTTCAATTTGGCACACAACAACGATCCCAGTGGGCTTATGTGTGAGTTGAACTTTGGTTTCCACCTTGTTAACATTTTGACCTCCAGCTCCTCCTGATCGGGAAGTATGCAGCTCTATATCAGAGGGATTGATGTCAATATTTATGGTATCATCCACCACAGGATAAGCATACACAGAAGCAAACGAGGTATGCCTTCTACCGCCACTATCAAATGGTGAAATCCTTACCAATCTGTGCACTCCACTTTCTGATTTCAAAAATCCATAAGCCAATGGACCTACAAATTCCAATGTAGCTGACTTTATTCCGGCAACTTCACCTTCCTGAAGGTCAACTTCTTTTACTTTGTAACCATTTTTTTCACCCCACATGATGTACATGCGAAGTAAAATTGATGCCCAGTCATTGCTTTCAGTACCTCCGGCACCGGGATTGATCTCCAACATGGCACTCAGCTGATCCTCTTCCCCGCTGAGCATCTTTTTCAGTTCCAGGTCTTCTACTAATTTGAGATTTTTATCATACTCTGTGTCTACTTCCTCAGCTGACACTTCTCCTGCATTGTAGAATTCAAACAATACCTCCAGATCCTGAATACCAGTATCAATTGTTTCATACTGTGAAGTCCAGGCCTTACGGGCTTGAATCTGCTTCATTACTTTTTCGGCCTCATCTGTATCAGTCCAAAAATCGGGCTGTGCTGATATGGCTTCAAACTCTTCTATTTCTGATTTCTTACGATCGTAGTCAAAGATACCTCCTCAAGGCCGTTACTCGGGCCTTCAAATCTTTCAATTGATCTGATGTCATAATGATAAATTTTATTAATTACTTAAAATGCAAAATTGCTTAATTCCTACTAAACAATCAATTTAAACTTAAAATTTGCTCGGCTTGCAATAAAGACTAAATTTTGAGCTTGTAAAGTTAATACAATCTAAATTTTTCAATTGAGCTTGCATTCCTACTCCAATTCAGTTTTTCTAATCACCATTATTTTTCTCTTCCCTCCAACTTTAAACTTTTTGTATCGGATAGATTTCATGATAAAACCGGTGCCAATTAAAGCTGCGGCTGTGGCTAGCACACCTGAACTGTACTGTAGGTTACCATCATCGGCCAAACTATTAATCCCTCCAGCAAGTAGCAGAAGCCCTCCTCCTGCGAATGGGAGATAAGTTAAATTCGCCAATGTTTGGTTTCGCTCATCCTTATACCTAATATCTAATGCTTCTATTTGCTTCAGGCTCAAAACATTTTCACTCAAGGCAATATACTCCTTATCAATTTCGCGGATAATATCCTTGATATAATAATCATTGCCTTTCTGTAAATAGATAATTTCATCTCCTACTTCGTAAATGATTCGAGATTTCTGATTGGCACCTTTTTGAAGGATCAAATAGTTTTGTGCGAACAATTCGCCCTGAACAAAAACTATCAAACCGATAAGAAGGATACCTCTATTGAAGAGATACATAGGTTAATAAATTCAATGGTCAAAAACTGGTAGGAAGACCAACTAATACTTCGTAATCCAATTGTATTTGTCCTCCACTTTACCATATTTAATGTTGTCGAGGGCTTCTAAAATACGCACAGAAAAAGCCGTAGGAGCCACTTCCTTTAATTCATAGTCTTTGCCATGAATATTTATTAAGCGGATAAAAGCCACGGTAGCCGCCGTGCCTGTTCCGAAAGCCTCTTCTAGTTTCCCTGAATTAAGCGCTTCTTCCAATTCAATCACTGTTAAAAACCTCTCTTCTATCGGCATACCCATCTCCTGTGCCAAGGTAAGTACACTGTCCCTGGTAATTCCTTTGAGAATGGTTCCCGTAGTGGTTGGAGCAGTGATCAAAACACCATCAATAACAAACATTACATTCATCGTACCACTCTCCTCTATATACTGATGGGTCTTGCCATCCGTCCATAGGAGTTGATCATACCCGTCTTTCTGGGCCTTCAGTGCGGGATAAAGAGATCCGGCATAATTACCGGCAGCTTTGGCCGCTCCAGTCCCTCCTTCAATTGCTCTTGCAAACCTGGTTTCAACTTTTACAGCTACCGGTTTGGCATAATACTTCCCTACCGGCGATGCAAGAATCATAAATTTATATTTCTTGGAAGGTCTGATCCCCAAGTAATCATCTGCGGCAAAAATAAATGGCCTGAGATACAAAGAACAACCCGCTTGTTTGGGTACCCATTCCCTATCCACTTCAAGTAGACATCGCATGCCTTCCATAAAAATTTCCTTAGGAATCTCGGGAATACACATTCTCTTGGCAGATTCATTCAACCTTTTTTGGTTGGCATCTCCTCTGAAAACCAATATTTCACCTTGCTCATTCCTGTAGGCTTTTAAACCCTCAAAAACGGATTGCCCGTAGTGTAGGGTCGCATTGGCTGGATTAAGTTGCAATGGTGCGTAAGGTTCGATTTTCAAATTTTGCCATTCCCCATCTATATAGTCTGCCACAAACATGTGGTCACTGGTAACTTGCCCAAAAGCAAGCTCATTAAAATTAGTTGTTTCTAGTTTTGAGCTTGATGCTTTTATTATATCTATTTTCAAATGCTTGTCCATATCTTATTATTCACCTGAATGCCAAGTGATTTCATTTACATTTAATTCCTTCGCCAATTGCCTTCCCAAAACAAACAAATAATCGGAAAGTCTATTGACATATTCCAACAATATTCCATCTACCGGAGAATTCTCTGAAAGTAAAACCATGGCTCGCTCAGCTCTTCTACAAACGGTACGTGCAATATGAGCCAAAGAAACCACCGGATGCCCTCCGGGGATAATGAAATTTTTCAATGGGGGAAGATTTCCCTCCATTTTATCTATTTCTATTTCCAGAAACCGAATGTCCTCTATTCTAAAAGCAGGGAGCTTCACCCCTGTCTTTTCCGGATCAGTGGCCAAAATTGCCCCTAATACGAAAAGCCTATTCTGTACTTTATAAAGAATCTTTCCAAGATCTTCATTCCCTAAATTATCCCTCAATAAACCTAGGTTAGCATTTAATTCGTCAATGGTGCCATACGCATCAATTCTTAAATGAGATTTATTGACTCTAGTCCCCCCAAAAAGGGATGTTTTTCCTTTATCTCCCGTTTTGGTATAAATTTTCATTCAGTTTATCAACTATGCTATTCAAATAATTGTTTTGTCAACCACCGTTGGATTGGGGTTTCGTTCATCAGATTCTATAAGACCATCTCTAAGTCTGATGATTCGATGCGCATAATGTGCTATATCATCCTCATGAGTTACCATGATAATCGTATTGCCTTTTTGGTGCAAAACATGAAAAAGATCCATGATTTCATAAGACGTCTTACTGTCCAAATTACCTGTAGGTTCATCGGCCAAAATAATGCTGGGATCATTTACCAAAGCCCTGGCAATGGCTACCCTTTGCCTCTGACCACCTGACAACTCATTGGGTTTGTGATGAATTCTATCATCTAAGCCCACACTTTTTAGAGATAAGAAAGCCTTCTCTTCTCTATCCGTTTTATTGTAACCCGCATAAATCAAAGGTAAAGCAACATTCTCTAAGCAAGTAGCCCTTGGCAGTAGATTAAAGGTTTGAAAAACAAAACCTATCTCCTTATTTCTGATTTCTGCAAGCTCATCTTCACTCATATCACTTACATCCTTGCTATTAAGAATGTATTGTCCTGAGCTTGGAGTATCCAAACACCCTATAATATTCATTAATGTCGACTTCCCTGATCCTGAAGGCCCCATAAAAGCCACATATTCACCTCTGTTTACGCACATGCTTACCGATTTGAGTGCTTTCACTTCCTCGGTTCCCATTCTGTAAACCTTACGTATCTCTTTGGTTTTTATGATTTCTGGCATGGCTCGACATTTTAAATGTGAAGATAGGGTATATTGCTCAAAAACAGGAATTCAGCACCCTAAATTATATCAAAGGAATTATAGGAATTTCAACTGTAACTCAGTTAAATCATCTTCATCAATCCATTCTCCCATTAATTTTAAGTTGGCACTGGCATACTGATCCAACCCAATTATACGACAATATTTAACTAACGTTATCCACAATAGCGGATCTTTATTAAATTGACAGGCTTCTTGCAATAATTCATAACGCTTTTCATTCCCTTCAACTTTCCCTAGGCTTGCCAAAACCAAGGGCGTCAAATAAGGATTAAACCCTTCCCTAATAGATAGGTTCTTGCTTTCTTCAGTCAATCCCTTTATCTCCTGCAAGTACTCTTTTAACAAGAAGTGCTGCCCTGTAGATCTTTCATAAGCTTCTGTATATGAAAGCAAGGTATTGATCTCATCTTCCTCAAGCCAATGGGACTTTCTTTTTATTATCTCTTTGGCAAGCACACCTTTGTTGACTTCATTTTCTAAAGATTCCACCGCCGGCAATAGGTCTTTCCCTTGCATGGTGGCTACTTTGGCCATCTCCTTGTATAGATTCACGGTATCATTGCTCACAAGCTGACCGGAGGTGTCAAACCGCATCCATTTAGGGAACGCCACATTTTGTGTTCCTGAAATAAAAACTGCTTCCTCTTCCATACCTCCAAAGTACAAAAAGGGCAAATGAGCTGATGTAAATTTAATGTACCCCTTTAGGGCAGCTTGCTTCCATTCGATAGCTGCTTTTTCAAAATCACCGAGATCGGAAAGAAGCCAGCCTGCAAAAGCATGATAATAACCGGCATCTTGACTAAACCGAAAGGCCATCCCATTTAAGTAAGTCAATAAAGTATTGATCCTTCCGGACTTAAATTTCAAAATAAGGTCAGATTCCTTTAGATTTTGCTCTACACCTAGTGAAGAGATTTCTTGCCCCAACATAGAGTCCAATTCTGCTTGAAAAAAAGAGTCGTTAAAACCTCTCTCAGACCGGGTAAGGTAATTTCTAATCATCGACCTTCTCAGAAGCGGATTATCTGCCTCCTTATAAGCCTGATCTAGATCTATCCCATCTAGCCCGTAGCCACTATTCTTTGCTGCTAAAAGATTAATGGTATTCTTCAATGACAAAACAAACTCCTCATTTTTTTCCAATGGAAGCCCTTGCGTAACTTTTATCCCTATCCTATTTTGAATCCCCACCTCTTCAAACCCATCCATCCTATCAAGAGTGGTTAAAGCTTTTTGAGGCAAATTCATTCCATGATATACCAATGCCAGGTTATTCGCCAGGTATGGGTTCCCTGGGTAATGTTTCAATCCTTCTTCCAGACAATAAACGGCTTCGTTTGTTCTGGAACGCTTTTCTAATAATCGGCTTAACAACAATATATCCTTCACCTGGGGATTATGTTCAAAACTTCGCTCTAAAGTTTTAAGTGCCAAAGTTGGTTGGTTCTGATCAAGGTAAATATTACTCAAGGCATATAGTGCATGGTCGTTTGCCCTGTACCTATCAAAGGCATTTTCGTAAAGAACGGAAGCTTCTATAGGCCTTTTAGTGGTGTAATAATAATCTGCAGAAAGGTGTGTAGATGAAGTGCTAAATTGGATTCCTATGATTCCAGCAGCATAAACCATCAAAATCAAAAATGCGATCGCTCCTCCTAACCTCATGTGAAAATAGGGAAAAAATGGAGGGTTGTACATTATTTTTTCAATCGCATTGCCGCTATTTATTATTGCCGAAAAATTAACCCAAATGTACAAAACAAACATCACGCTGAAACCCAACTGACTGTAGGCAAACACATGGTGTAAAAAATCAAACATGGGTGTATTTCCGGAAATCTCCGCCTTGAATAAGACCAATAGACAAACGGCAAAACCTCCAAGGTAAAATGCCTTACCGACCCATCCTTCATTATAGGTCTGAGGAAAATACTTTGTCTTATAATACGAATCGAAATATCCAACAATCCCTACCAAGACAAGCAAAAACTGAAACGATGGCAGGTACAATTTATTCCAATCACCGGTAACTTCCAGGAAAAACAAAGCCACCAAGGCCAAATACAAGCTAGAAATAACGGCATAATGCCAACCGATTTTAATTCCCACATCCCGATTTAGCTTTGCCAAAATCAAGTAGGCTCCGGAAACAAATGAATGCCCTATGTATAAAATAAAGGCTGCGGCCATTACCAAGGCCATTAGAAATATATTCTCTGAAAATAAATAGGTGGGTGATACCGCTTGAGAAAAGTAAATCAATACGGCCAATCCCAGTAGTCCAAGTCCTATTATTAGCACTAGCCTCAGACCTAAATTTATAACATCATTAAAAAAAAGGTGGATAACAGATGCAGGCACCAATAAAAAAACCAAGCATATGGCCAAGGCATAATTGGTACCAATCCCTCCAATATTCAAACTATTCACCCCACTTATGCTCAATAGCAATATCAAAAAGCCCGCCCCGATCAAAAATGCTTGGCGCTTCAGTAAGGTTAATAAGACGATAAAAAACAACAGCAACAACCAAATACCTATCCCCATCACCTGGGTCAGCTTTGGGAAAGCTTGAGGAGGTAGTGGATTAAACTTATCAAGTAAAAGGAAATTTTGAACCTCAAATTCAAGCATTCCCGAGATAGTCTGAAAACTTTCTAAAGGAACATTGATTTTTTCTGAATAGGTTACCAGGTCGATGGTATCTAAAGTGTTTACCCATAGTATCCCTAAACCTGCACTTATCAGAACAGCTGAAAACATAAAGAAGAAGGCATTCTGCCAGACCGTCCGGCGCATTACTCCATAACTTTAGGGACACGGAAATAATCCGAATCTCTTTGGGGGGCATTTTTCAAGCCTTTCTCGTGATCTAAATGAGCACCTACCACATCTTTTCTCATGACATTCTCTTCAGAAGACATGGTTATAAGTGGTTCCACATCACTGGTATCCAACTCATTTAATTTCTCAACCCAATCAAGGATTTGAGTCATGTCGGCCGTCATTTTTTTTGCACTTGTTTCATCAAACTCAAGTCTGGCTAAATGTGCAATTTTTTTGAGTGAATCGATATCTAATTTCATGAATTGTCTATTTAAATTTAATCCTGGACATTGTCTTTATTCAATTGATCCTGTATGATGTTGAAACACTTCAATTTAAGCTGATTCACATCGTTTGGCCCACACCCCTTAACGGATACAGGCTCATGTATGACTACTTTAACAGGCTTATAACGTAATAAAAACTTCCCATCGTCCGGCAAAATTAAGTGATTGTATGATAAAGTGACAGGAATAATTGGAATTTGTTTGTCCAAGGCCAATTTAAATGCTCCATCTTTAAATTTAGCCATTGCCGGTGGTGCTTTACTCGAAATTCCTCCTTCCGGAAAAAAAACCACACTAGCCCCCTCATCTAAGGCTATTCTTGCCTTTAAAATAGACTCTCCCCTACTCTTCATACTGTTTCTATCCACAGCAATATGTAGATTTTTGAACATATATCCGAAAAGAGGAACCTTGGCTAGCGAACTTTTACCAATAAACACCAGATCGAATGGAATAAGCCCTAACACAGGTATATCCAAGTAGGAAAAATGATTGGAAACGAAGATAAATTGATCACTTTTATTCAAATGAAAGCGATTCTCTATTTTAACTTTAAAAAAAAGCATTCCGAAAAACAATTTGGACCAAATTCTATTCATTTTTCTCCCTTGGCCCTTTTTTCCGGAAATTTCGATCGTATAAATAAATACTGGCAGTAAAAGCAAAAACGCTGAAATAAAGCCAATGCTGCCATAGATAGAATAAATTCTTCTAATCAATTTCATTCTTGCAAAAAGAGGATTTTATTTCCGAATTTAAGTAAAAATCAAGAGGCATTGCCCCTCCACACTTTTTTTATTCCCCAATAAATGATGATCAACCTTCTACCTTCCTTACTCTCAACGAGGTACCCTCAGTGCTAATCACTTTAATTTTTTCACCTTTGTCGATAAATTCACCCCTAGAATAAGCATCATATTGTTCGTCCTCAATAATCACCTTTCCACTTGGCATCAAACGAGTATAAGAAAAGCCCTCCTTCCCAAGCAGTTCAGCACTATAAAATGATGAAGTATAACCTTCCGATTTTTGTTGGGTATCCGCAAGGGATATCCTGCTAAAACTTTCCCATTGATTGATTTTGGGCGTAAGCGTAAAAATCAAAACCGTCGCTACCGTTGCTGCAAGGATCACAGTTAATAGCGCAGAAAACAGCTTACCGGAGCTTACAAAGGTAAAGTCAAACTGTTCGTTTGGCAACATGCCCATGGTTAATCCCCCCAATATGCATATGATCCCCAAAATACCAAAGACGCCAAAGCCCGGAACAACAAAAATTTCAACCGCCAACAATATAATTCCCACTATAAAAAGTACCATTTCCCAATTACTGGCAAGTCCTGTAAGATAATAGGGAATAAAATATAGGACAACAGCGATGGCACTTGCCGCAAGGGGAAAGCCTATTCCCGGCGTTTGTATTTCAAAATAAATCCCTGCAAAAATAACCAGAATCAGAAAGCCACTTACTGCCGGATTTAAGAAAATGGAGATGATATCCTCCGAAAGAGAGGGCTCATATTCGTGTATTTTAAAATCTTTAAACCCAAATCTGGCTACAACCTCTTCAATAGAACCGACTTCCCCTTCACAAAATCCATTTTCTATTGCTTCAGAAACCGAAAAGGTAATTACTTCCCCGGCTTTTGACACCCCTTCCACTTCCAAATCTTCGTCCACCATGGCTTCTGCAATTTTCGGATCCCTACCTGTTGCCTCAGCCGTACTTCTCATCATTGAGCGCATATAAGACTGGTATTTGTCCGGGGCAGCTTCACCGGTATCACCCATTACCACTGTAGCAGCGCCAATACTTCCTCCCTTGGCCATATAAATACTATCACAAGCAATGGAAATTAAAGCGCCGGCAGAGGCAGCATCTTTATCAATAAAAGACACAATAGGAATATCGGATTCCAAAAACAGGGTTCGAATTTCATCAGCGTCATTTACGGCTCCACCATAAGTATCCATATGAACGATTATTAAGGCAGCATTTTTACGCTCCGCATCTTCCATGGCCATCCTCACTTTCCTGTTCATCCTGGGGTCAATATCATCCATCATCTCAAACACGTATACCGTTTGTAAAGAATCGGTATTTTGCTCCGACTTGGCTTGCAAGCATGGATTTACAATTAAATTAACGATGACATAGAAGGCAAGGGTACAAAAGAGTTTCATTTTGAATACCGGTTTAATATTTCTGTTTGAATATACCAATAAAAATGATCAACGCCCCTATTGGTATAAAATGGAGTTGCAATTGATAAAATAAATATCAAATTTGCATGATTATTAGAAATTTATTGTTAAAAACCAATAGTAAAATGAAGTGCTGGATATTGATTTTAGGGATGATAGGCTTAGCTTTACCATCCAAAGGAGCATTACTTGTGGGATCTGATTCTGTAGGAATAGAAAAGATAGGAGGTAAATCCTTTATAATTCACCAAGTAGATCCACAAGAAACTTTATTTGGAATTTCAAGGCGGTACAACACTCCGGTTAGTGAC of the Cyclobacterium marinum DSM 745 genome contains:
- a CDS encoding tetratricopeptide repeat protein, whose protein sequence is MRRTVWQNAFFFMFSAVLISAGLGILWVNTLDTIDLVTYSEKINVPLESFQTISGMLEFEVQNFLLLDKFNPLPPQAFPKLTQVMGIGIWLLLLFFIVLLTLLKRQAFLIGAGFLILLLSISGVNSLNIGGIGTNYALAICLVFLLVPASVIHLFFNDVINLGLRLVLIIGLGLLGLAVLIYFSQAVSPTYLFSENIFLMALVMAAAFILYIGHSFVSGAYLILAKLNRDVGIKIGWHYAVISSLYLALVALFFLEVTGDWNKLYLPSFQFLLVLVGIVGYFDSYYKTKYFPQTYNEGWVGKAFYLGGFAVCLLVLFKAEISGNTPMFDFLHHVFAYSQLGFSVMFVLYIWVNFSAIINSGNAIEKIMYNPPFFPYFHMRLGGAIAFLILMVYAAGIIGIQFSTSSTHLSADYYYTTKRPIEASVLYENAFDRYRANDHALYALSNIYLDQNQPTLALKTLERSFEHNPQVKDILLLSRLLEKRSRTNEAVYCLEEGLKHYPGNPYLANNLALVYHGMNLPQKALTTLDRMDGFEEVGIQNRIGIKVTQGLPLEKNEEFVLSLKNTINLLAAKNSGYGLDGIDLDQAYKEADNPLLRRSMIRNYLTRSERGFNDSFFQAELDSMLGQEISSLGVEQNLKESDLILKFKSGRINTLLTYLNGMAFRFSQDAGYYHAFAGWLLSDLGDFEKAAIEWKQAALKGYIKFTSAHLPFLYFGGMEEEAVFISGTQNVAFPKWMRFDTSGQLVSNDTVNLYKEMAKVATMQGKDLLPAVESLENEVNKGVLAKEIIKRKSHWLEEDEINTLLSYTEAYERSTGQHFLLKEYLQEIKGLTEESKNLSIREGFNPYLTPLVLASLGKVEGNEKRYELLQEACQFNKDPLLWITLVKYCRIIGLDQYASANLKLMGEWIDEDDLTELQLKFL
- a CDS encoding NfeD family protein; amino-acid sequence: MKLFCTLAFYVIVNLIVNPCLQAKSEQNTDSLQTVYVFEMMDDIDPRMNRKVRMAMEDAERKNAALIIVHMDTYGGAVNDADEIRTLFLESDIPIVSFIDKDAASAGALISIACDSIYMAKGGSIGAATVVMGDTGEAAPDKYQSYMRSMMRSTAEATGRDPKIAEAMVDEDLEVEGVSKAGEVITFSVSEAIENGFCEGEVGSIEEVVARFGFKDFKIHEYEPSLSEDIISIFLNPAVSGFLILVIFAGIYFEIQTPGIGFPLAASAIAVVLYFIPYYLTGLASNWEMVLFIVGIILLAVEIFVVPGFGVFGILGIICILGGLTMGMLPNEQFDFTFVSSGKLFSALLTVILAATVATVLIFTLTPKINQWESFSRISLADTQQKSEGYTSSFYSAELLGKEGFSYTRLMPSGKVIIEDEQYDAYSRGEFIDKGEKIKVISTEGTSLRVRKVEG
- a CDS encoding lysophospholipid acyltransferase family protein, translated to MKLIRRIYSIYGSIGFISAFLLLLPVFIYTIEISGKKGQGRKMNRIWSKLFFGMLFFKVKIENRFHLNKSDQFIFVSNHFSYLDIPVLGLIPFDLVFIGKSSLAKVPLFGYMFKNLHIAVDRNSMKSRGESILKARIALDEGASVVFFPEGGISSKAPPAMAKFKDGAFKLALDKQIPIIPVTLSYNHLILPDDGKFLLRYKPVKVVIHEPVSVKGCGPNDVNQLKLKCFNIIQDQLNKDNVQD
- the gatC gene encoding Asp-tRNA(Asn)/Glu-tRNA(Gln) amidotransferase subunit GatC, with product MKLDIDSLKKIAHLARLEFDETSAKKMTADMTQILDWVEKLNELDTSDVEPLITMSSEENVMRKDVVGAHLDHEKGLKNAPQRDSDYFRVPKVME